The segment TGGTTCGATGCGTGACGAGTTGTCCCGGTTTGGTGACCCAGCCGCCCGCGGGTGGGGTGGCGACAGAGTCGTCGGCTGTCTCAGTGGACCGGGCAGACCGGGAGAGGCTGTCCGCGCACGGGAACCTGCCGCAACTCTTTTTGCCGTTTGGGATAGCCTCGAGAGGTCGCCCGCTCACCGTGTTGTCGGCGCTGCAGTTCACGATTGCGGCCGGGCCGCCACGACGATTCGTTCCGTATCGCGGGCGATTACCAACTCTTCGTTGGTCGGCACTACCAGCGTGTGGCAGGCGGCGCTGTCGGTCGAGATGTCCATCTCCTTGCCGACGGCCTGCTTGTTCTTGTCATCGTCCAGGGCGATACCCAGGAATTCGAGATTGGCGCAGGTCATCGAGCGAACCAACGGTGAGTTCTCTCCAACACCTGCAGTAAACACGAGCGCATGAAGTCCGCCCATCGCAGCGGCGTACGCACCGACGTACTTCTTGAGACGATAGCAGTAGGCCTCAAGCGCCAGCCTGGCGTTGGGGTGGTTGCTGTCTGTGGCCGCCGCGATCACCTCGCGCACGTCCGATGAGACGCCCGATATCCCCACCAGGCCGGAATGCTTGTTCAGCAGGGTGTTGCCCTCGTGCAGCGAGAGTTCCTCGCGAGCCATGATATGCAGGATTACCGCCGGGTCGAGATCGCCGGAGCGCGTGCCCATCAGCAGACCTTCCAGCGGAGTAAAGCCCATTGACGTATCCACGGAGACGCCTTTGTCGATAGCGGCCACTGAGGCTCCGTTGCCAAGATGCGCGGTCACCACTT is part of the Candidatus Zixiibacteriota bacterium genome and harbors:
- a CDS encoding acetate kinase: MKILVLNCGSSSVKYQFIDTQTEVSLAKGTVSRIGMAGSVVTHKPHDRNEVKVSAEILDHIQAVEYVITMLMSPNHGVIASKKEIEAVGHRVVHGGEQFSDSALITDTMMAALRSLIELAPLHNPHNIRGINACMTNLPGIPQVAVFDTAFHHRMPPHAYIYGIPYVLYRRYGIRRYGFHGTSHRFVSDRASAMLNRPLTELKVVTAHLGNGASVAAIDKGVSVDTSMGFTPLEGLLMGTRSGDLDPAVILHIMAREELSLHEGNTLLNKHSGLVGISGVSSDVREVIAAATDSNHPNARLALEAYCYRLKKYVGAYAAAMGGLHALVFTAGVGENSPLVRSMTCANLEFLGIALDDDKNKQAVGKEMDISTDSAACHTLVVPTNEELVIARDTERIVVAARPQS